From one Neofelis nebulosa isolate mNeoNeb1 chromosome 4, mNeoNeb1.pri, whole genome shotgun sequence genomic stretch:
- the LOC131510832 gene encoding LOW QUALITY PROTEIN: zinc finger protein 709-like (The sequence of the model RefSeq protein was modified relative to this genomic sequence to represent the inferred CDS: substituted 1 base at 1 genomic stop codon) — protein sequence MTMHSMVKPCECKQCGRAFRDQTDLRIHMRTHTGERPFECQQCGKAFRYLGNLREHMRTHTGERPYECQECGKTFRYNSSLQAHVRTHTGERPYKCQHCGKAFIRHHTLVLHTARRHSGDGHLECKECGETFRKHRPFQRHMTTHNVVKPYECEECGKAFRYHRDLQIHVRTHTGERPYKCQHCEKAFTSSENLRVHIRTHTRKXPYECPQCGRALKCPSHLETHTWTHTGERHHDFKECGQTFQKREHFKRHSNTHSAVKLNKQRGLLGSHTSAGTCENTHWGNFVNVCSVGKPSFVSLPFKDTHTGKHSDVKPYELQHHGKAFRYPRNL from the coding sequence ATGACCATGCACAGTATGGTGAAACCCTGTGAATGTAAGCAGTGTGGCAGAGCCTTCCGGGATCAGACAGATCTGCGAATCCATATGAGAACACACACGGGGGAAAGACCCTTTGAATGTCAgcaatgtgggaaagccttcagatATCTTGGAAATCTGCGAGAACATATGCGGACACACACGGGGGAGAGACCCTATGAATGTCAGGAGTGTGGGAAAACCTTCAGGTACAACTCAAGTCTGCAAGCTCATGTGAGGACACACACTGGGGAGAGACCCTATAAATGTCAGCACTGTGGAAAAGCCTTCATTCGACACCATACCCTTGTACTACATACTGCGAGAAGACACTCGGGGGATGGACACTTGGAATGTAAGGAGTGTGGGGAAACCTTCCGGAAGCATCGACCTTTTCAACGTCACATGACCACTCACAATGTAGTGAAACCCTATGAATGCGAggagtgtgggaaagccttcaggtATCACAGAGACCTACAAATACATGTGCGGACACACACTGGGGAGAGGCCCTATAAATGTCAGCACTGCGAGAAAGCCTTCACCTCCTCTGAGAACCTGCGAGTGCACATTAGGACACACACTAGAAAGTGACCCTATGAATGTCCGCAGTGTGGGAGGGCCCTCAAGTGTCCATCACACCTGGAAACACACACGTGGACACACACTGGGGAGAGACACCATGATTTTAAGGAGTGTGGACAAACTTTCCAGAAGCGTGAACATTTCAAACGTCACTCGAACACGCACAGTGCAGTGAAACTGAATAAGCAGCGTGGCCTCCTGGGATCACACACATCAGCAGGTACATGTGAGAACACACACTGGGGAAACTTCGTAAATGTCTGCTCTGTGGGAAAGCCTTCgtttgtctctcttcccttcaaGGACACACACACGGGCAAGCACAGTGACGTGAAACCCTATGAACTTCAGCACCATGGAAAAGCCTTCAGGTATCCCAGGAATCTGTGA